In one window of Maribacter dokdonensis DSW-8 DNA:
- a CDS encoding patatin-like phospholipase family protein — protein sequence MFSRFALIVLSMLCVTALIAQNVDVEKAPKIGLVLSGGGAKGMAHIGALKVIEEAGIEIDYIGGSSMGAIVGALYASGYSARELDSLFTVTNVGSLIQDNLPRSAKTFYEKEDSERYALTLPFKNFKVTVPPAFSGGQNIYNEFVRLLYHVKDIEDFNKLPIPFVCIATDIETGKQVVLDSGYLPEAILASGTLPSLFEPTAIDGKVLIDGGVVNNYPIDEVRAMGAELIIGVDVQHDLSDRDALLSATEILLQINNYRTVADMKIKSAKTDIYIKPQIEDYSVIDFNRLSEIVKKGEDAANLKIDDLKKLATRGVGEKRTIPVVGAAEELTVNRLFIDGNTNHTRGYVKGKLRFNLDEPIDFKKLQQGISNLSATGNFRTIKYKLLDNLNGGEDLILPLDETRNTSFLRLGAHYDDLYKSGAIINLTKKRLLSKDDVASFDFILGDNIRYNFEYYVDKGTYWSFGVNSRFNDFEQEINFDLIQGNFEVGNGTQLNSINLNVSDFTNQLYVQTVVKEEFAFTLGGEFKHLQFSTRTFGDVDDDSLPGNTASNGRTYFERSNYISAFGALKLDTYDDKYFPSRGLYFNGDMHYYVLSSDYNNNFKDFSISKARMGMALPLVKNLSLNVETEGGFKLGTSNVTSFDFILGGYGTDFINNLVPFVGYDFISLVGNSFVKAYARLDYEFAPKNHALFTANYANVDDDLFRTGDWFKVPTYSGYGVGYGWESFVGPINLMYSWTPEDDRSHFFVSIGYWF from the coding sequence ATGTTTTCAAGATTTGCGCTTATTGTACTGTCAATGTTGTGCGTAACGGCACTGATTGCGCAAAATGTAGATGTGGAAAAGGCTCCAAAAATAGGCTTGGTGCTAAGTGGTGGTGGTGCCAAAGGTATGGCACATATTGGAGCGTTAAAGGTTATAGAAGAGGCAGGTATAGAAATAGATTACATTGGCGGATCTAGTATGGGAGCAATTGTAGGGGCTTTGTATGCTTCTGGGTATTCGGCGAGAGAGTTAGATTCTCTCTTTACAGTCACCAATGTTGGCTCCTTAATTCAAGATAACCTTCCAAGAAGCGCAAAAACTTTTTATGAAAAAGAAGATTCTGAAAGATATGCGCTTACCTTACCCTTTAAAAATTTTAAAGTTACCGTACCACCTGCATTTTCTGGAGGACAAAATATCTATAATGAATTTGTGAGGCTTTTATACCATGTTAAGGATATAGAGGATTTTAATAAACTGCCTATACCTTTTGTGTGTATAGCAACAGATATAGAAACGGGTAAACAAGTTGTTTTAGATTCTGGTTATCTGCCAGAAGCAATATTGGCTAGTGGAACCTTACCTTCTCTTTTTGAGCCTACGGCAATTGATGGCAAGGTATTGATAGATGGCGGTGTTGTCAATAATTATCCAATTGATGAGGTAAGGGCTATGGGTGCCGAGTTAATTATTGGTGTTGATGTTCAGCATGACTTATCTGATCGAGATGCACTTTTGTCCGCTACCGAAATTTTACTTCAAATAAATAATTACAGAACCGTGGCCGACATGAAAATTAAATCGGCTAAAACGGATATTTACATAAAGCCGCAAATAGAAGATTACTCTGTTATTGATTTTAACAGGCTGTCAGAAATAGTTAAAAAAGGGGAAGACGCCGCAAATTTGAAAATAGATGATTTAAAAAAACTTGCCACAAGGGGTGTTGGTGAAAAAAGAACCATTCCGGTTGTTGGTGCGGCAGAAGAGCTTACGGTCAACAGATTGTTTATTGATGGTAATACAAATCATACAAGGGGGTATGTAAAAGGAAAATTAAGATTTAACTTAGATGAACCCATAGATTTTAAAAAACTACAACAAGGCATTAGTAACTTGTCGGCCACAGGCAATTTTAGAACTATAAAGTATAAATTATTGGACAATTTAAATGGCGGAGAAGATTTGATCTTGCCATTAGATGAGACCAGAAATACTTCCTTTTTAAGATTAGGTGCGCATTATGATGATCTGTATAAAAGTGGGGCTATAATCAATCTTACCAAAAAGAGACTATTGTCAAAAGATGATGTGGCGTCATTTGATTTTATTTTGGGAGATAATATTAGGTATAACTTTGAGTATTATGTTGATAAAGGTACGTATTGGAGTTTTGGTGTAAATTCTAGATTCAATGATTTTGAGCAAGAAATCAACTTTGATCTCATTCAAGGTAATTTTGAAGTAGGTAATGGTACACAATTGAATTCTATTAATTTGAACGTATCGGATTTTACTAATCAATTGTATGTTCAAACAGTAGTTAAAGAAGAGTTTGCCTTTACCCTTGGTGGGGAGTTTAAGCATTTGCAATTTAGTACTAGAACATTTGGAGATGTAGACGATGACAGCTTGCCAGGTAATACGGCTAGTAATGGAAGAACTTATTTTGAAAGAAGTAACTATATAAGTGCGTTTGGAGCTTTAAAATTAGATACCTATGATGATAAGTATTTCCCATCTAGAGGCTTGTATTTTAATGGAGATATGCACTATTATGTTTTATCCTCTGATTATAATAATAATTTTAAAGACTTTTCAATATCCAAAGCTAGAATGGGAATGGCATTACCTTTGGTGAAAAATTTATCTTTAAATGTAGAGACTGAGGGAGGTTTTAAGCTGGGCACCTCTAATGTTACCTCTTTCGATTTTATTTTGGGAGGCTACGGAACGGATTTCATTAACAATTTAGTTCCTTTTGTGGGGTATGATTTCATAAGTTTAGTGGGTAACAGCTTTGTGAAGGCATATGCTAGACTTGATTATGAATTTGCACCAAAGAACCATGCCTTGTTCACCGCCAATTATGCAAACGTAGACGATGATCTTTTTAGAACGGGAGATTGGTTTAAAGTGCCAACATATTCCGGTTATGGTGTGGGATACGGTTGGGAATCTTTTGTAGGACCAATAAATCTAATGTACTCTTGGACACCGGAAGATGATCGTTCTCATTTTTTTGTAAGTATCGGGTATTGGTTCTAA
- a CDS encoding DUF3108 domain-containing protein produces the protein MKRLILLALIISSFSVQAQSSQSAFKTGEWLKFRMHYGFLNASFATLQVNSATINNKPVYHVVGHGETTGVASWFFKVDDTYESYFDKVDGKPYRFVRKIDEGGYTKDVEINFDHDTSKAELNDKKNKKKLNFTLEDNIQDLISAFYYLRNNYETEDLEIGKAITLKMLYDDDGIFNFKLKYLGLEVLNTKYGKVECLKFRPLVQSGRVFKEQESLSLWVSNDDNRIPIRIKADLAVGAIKADLDGYNGLKHQFKIIMD, from the coding sequence ATGAAAAGATTAATTTTACTTGCTCTTATTATTTCCTCTTTTAGTGTGCAAGCTCAAAGTTCTCAATCTGCATTTAAAACTGGAGAATGGTTAAAGTTTAGAATGCATTATGGTTTTTTAAATGCCAGCTTTGCTACTTTGCAGGTGAATTCTGCCACTATAAACAATAAGCCAGTTTATCATGTAGTGGGTCATGGTGAAACCACGGGTGTTGCCAGTTGGTTCTTTAAGGTAGATGATACGTATGAAAGCTATTTTGATAAGGTAGATGGTAAGCCGTATAGGTTTGTGCGTAAAATTGACGAAGGTGGTTATACCAAAGATGTTGAAATAAACTTTGATCATGATACATCTAAAGCGGAACTTAATGATAAGAAAAACAAGAAAAAGCTTAATTTTACACTAGAGGACAATATACAGGATTTAATATCCGCTTTTTATTATTTGAGGAACAACTATGAAACGGAAGATCTTGAAATAGGAAAAGCTATTACCCTTAAAATGCTTTATGATGATGATGGGATCTTCAACTTTAAACTAAAATATTTAGGTTTAGAAGTGCTCAACACTAAGTACGGTAAAGTAGAATGCTTAAAATTTAGGCCTTTGGTTCAATCGGGTCGTGTATTCAAGGAGCAGGAAAGTTTGTCGTTATGGGTGTCAAATGATGATAATAGAATTCCAATTAGAATTAAAGCAGATTTAGCGGTAGGTGCTATTAAAGCAGATTTAGATGGGTATAATGGTCTTAAGCATCAGTTTAAAATTATAATGGATTAA
- a CDS encoding 5-formyltetrahydrofolate cyclo-ligase: protein MLKKDLRIKYSRLRSSLTPAEISQNSITIANSVLKLPIWDMQYFHIFLPIAQKSEIDTEGIISILLGLDKNVIVPKIISSTELEHYLLTDNTKFTTNTLNIPEPIDGITVEPKKIDVVFIPLLAFDKGGNRIGYGKGYYDRFLSECREDVIKIGLSFFEAEIEIDDVDTTDIPLDYCVTPLKSYSFTSS from the coding sequence ATGTTGAAGAAAGATTTACGCATAAAATATTCAAGACTTCGAAGTTCCCTAACTCCAGCAGAAATATCTCAAAATAGCATTACCATAGCAAATTCAGTATTGAAATTGCCAATTTGGGATATGCAATACTTTCATATATTTTTGCCGATAGCACAAAAATCCGAAATAGATACTGAAGGCATTATCTCTATTCTTTTAGGTCTTGATAAAAACGTAATTGTCCCGAAAATAATTTCTTCTACAGAATTAGAACACTATTTGCTTACGGACAATACTAAATTTACCACCAACACACTCAATATACCTGAACCCATTGATGGTATAACCGTTGAACCAAAAAAAATTGACGTTGTTTTTATACCATTACTAGCCTTTGATAAAGGCGGAAATAGAATTGGATATGGTAAAGGTTATTACGACCGCTTTTTAAGCGAATGCAGAGAGGATGTAATTAAAATAGGGCTGTCTTTTTTTGAGGCCGAAATTGAAATTGATGACGTGGATACTACAGATATTCCTTTAGATTACTGCGTAACACCCTTAAAATCCTATTCATTTACCTCTTCTTGA
- the uvrC gene encoding excinuclease ABC subunit UvrC, with amino-acid sequence MTDIPLNIQLSALPSGPGVYQFYDSNESILYVGKAKNLKKRVSSYFNKNHEYGKTRVLVKKIKAIKHIVVPTESDALLLENNLIKELRPRYNVLLKDDKSYPWLCLKNERFPRFFPTRRVIKDGSEYFGPYTSMKTVRVLLDLIKSVYPLRTCNYDLSAEKINAGKYKVCLEYHLGNCKGPCEGYQTITEYDRQIEDIREIVKGNFKSSLSYFKGQMKALAEEMKFEEAQKIKDKIDVLENYQSKSTIVNPKISNVDVFSIVSDNAYAYINFLQLSHGSIIRSHTMEIKKKLEEQDEDLLELAIVEIRERFKSESKELYVPFKIAVSPGLKVTIPKLGDKKRILDLSERNAKFFRQEKFNQIKIIDPDRHTNRIMAQMKNDLRLSAEPRHIECFDNSNIQGSNPVAACVVFKDGKPSKKEYRHYNIKTVTGPDDFASMEEVVFRRYKRLQEEMQPLPQLIVIDGGKGQLSSALKSLDLLGLRGKIAIVGIAKRLEEIYFPEDPIPLYLDKKSESLKIIQYLRNEAHRFGITFHRNKRSKGAINSELEGINGVGEKTAQQLLKKFKSVKRIKEASVESLSQEVGASKAKKIYESFRQK; translated from the coding sequence ATGACAGATATTCCATTAAATATACAATTAAGCGCATTGCCTTCTGGTCCAGGAGTTTATCAGTTTTATGATAGTAATGAAAGTATACTATATGTAGGTAAAGCCAAAAACCTTAAAAAACGTGTTTCTTCTTATTTTAATAAGAATCATGAGTATGGTAAAACACGTGTTCTGGTAAAAAAAATAAAGGCAATTAAACACATAGTGGTGCCTACGGAGTCAGATGCACTTTTGTTAGAGAATAATTTAATTAAAGAACTAAGACCTAGGTATAACGTATTACTTAAAGATGATAAATCTTATCCTTGGTTGTGCCTTAAAAATGAACGTTTTCCAAGATTTTTTCCTACTAGAAGGGTCATTAAGGATGGGTCCGAGTATTTTGGTCCGTATACCAGTATGAAAACGGTAAGGGTGCTTTTAGATTTAATTAAAAGTGTATATCCTTTAAGAACTTGTAATTATGATTTATCGGCAGAGAAAATAAATGCTGGCAAGTATAAGGTATGTTTAGAATATCATTTGGGAAATTGTAAAGGTCCATGTGAGGGCTACCAAACAATTACGGAATATGATAGACAAATTGAAGATATTCGCGAAATTGTAAAAGGAAATTTTAAGTCTTCGTTATCCTATTTTAAAGGACAGATGAAAGCTTTGGCCGAAGAAATGAAGTTTGAAGAGGCGCAAAAAATAAAGGATAAAATAGATGTTCTCGAAAATTATCAATCTAAATCTACTATAGTAAATCCTAAGATCAGTAATGTTGATGTTTTCAGTATAGTATCGGATAATGCGTATGCCTATATAAATTTTCTGCAATTGTCGCATGGCTCTATAATTAGGTCTCATACCATGGAGATCAAGAAAAAGCTTGAGGAGCAAGATGAAGATTTGTTAGAATTGGCAATTGTTGAAATCAGGGAGCGATTTAAATCTGAATCAAAAGAGTTATATGTGCCTTTTAAAATTGCCGTTTCTCCTGGTCTTAAGGTAACCATTCCCAAACTTGGTGATAAAAAGCGCATTCTTGATTTGTCTGAACGTAATGCGAAGTTCTTTAGGCAAGAAAAGTTCAATCAAATTAAAATAATTGATCCGGATCGCCATACGAACAGGATTATGGCTCAAATGAAGAATGACTTAAGGTTGTCTGCAGAACCGCGCCATATAGAATGTTTTGATAATAGTAATATTCAAGGTAGTAACCCGGTAGCGGCATGCGTTGTGTTTAAAGATGGCAAACCTTCAAAAAAAGAATATAGACACTATAATATAAAGACAGTTACAGGTCCTGATGATTTTGCCTCCATGGAAGAGGTAGTATTTAGAAGATACAAAAGGCTACAAGAAGAAATGCAACCTTTACCGCAACTAATTGTCATTGATGGTGGTAAGGGTCAATTGTCGTCAGCGCTAAAAAGTCTTGATCTTTTAGGTTTACGAGGTAAAATTGCAATTGTTGGTATCGCCAAAAGATTAGAGGAAATATATTTTCCAGAAGATCCCATACCATTATACTTGGACAAAAAATCTGAAAGTTTAAAAATCATTCAATATTTAAGGAATGAAGCACACAGGTTCGGCATTACATTTCATAGAAACAAAAGGAGTAAGGGAGCTATTAATTCTGAGTTAGAAGGTATAAATGGTGTAGGAGAAAAAACAGCACAACAATTATTGAAAAAATTTAAATCGGTAAAACGTATCAAAGAAGCATCTGTTGAAAGTTTAAGTCAAGAAGTTGGTGCATCAAAAGCAAAGAAGATTTATGAGTCTTTTCGTCAAAAATAG
- a CDS encoding M23 family metallopeptidase — MQKYWGIILALTVMVSCKDAEVQKKDIAQEIGEVEKPVLNERFGFNLDEFYVKLDTIKYGDSFGELMQQHKVDYPKVAAISENFRDSFDVRKIRVGKPYVILQSKDTLAQAQVFIYENDPINYTVVDLRDTVKVYKNKNKVKYVQREVSGVIESSLSEAILQQGVDYNVTHNLANVYAWTIDFSRLQKNDKFKIIYNEKYINDTVYAGAEPIEAAYFQHNGKPIYAFAYENDSLRSIVDYFDENANNLRRTFLRMPVEYGRLSSRYNLKRRIKYYGYKLRPHKGTDYAAPIGTPIMATADGTVVESTRRGGNGKYVKIRHNGTYSTQYLHMKAQNVKKGQFVRQGDVIGWIGMTGNTGGPHVCYRFWKNGRQVDPLKEELPQAEPLHDSLKEDYFTYISTYKEQLDCIIYPKVLLENEEDLLTLNQENGTE, encoded by the coding sequence ATGCAGAAATATTGGGGTATAATCTTGGCTTTGACCGTAATGGTATCATGTAAAGATGCCGAAGTGCAAAAAAAAGATATCGCACAAGAAATAGGTGAAGTTGAAAAGCCGGTCTTAAATGAAAGATTTGGTTTTAATCTAGATGAATTTTATGTGAAACTAGATACCATTAAATACGGTGATAGTTTTGGTGAATTAATGCAGCAGCATAAAGTTGATTACCCTAAGGTGGCGGCTATTTCAGAAAACTTTAGAGATAGTTTTGATGTGCGTAAAATACGCGTGGGAAAACCATATGTTATTTTGCAGTCCAAAGATACCCTAGCACAGGCTCAAGTATTCATTTATGAAAATGACCCAATTAATTATACTGTGGTAGATTTGAGAGATACCGTTAAAGTATATAAGAATAAGAATAAGGTAAAGTATGTGCAAAGAGAAGTTTCGGGGGTAATTGAATCTAGTTTATCCGAAGCAATATTGCAACAAGGGGTAGATTATAATGTAACCCACAACCTGGCAAATGTATATGCATGGACTATTGATTTCTCTAGATTACAAAAGAATGATAAGTTTAAAATCATTTATAACGAGAAATATATAAACGATACGGTATATGCAGGTGCAGAGCCAATTGAGGCTGCATATTTTCAACATAATGGTAAGCCTATTTACGCCTTTGCCTATGAAAACGATTCACTAAGAAGTATAGTAGATTATTTTGATGAAAATGCAAATAATCTTAGAAGAACGTTTTTAAGAATGCCCGTAGAATATGGCCGTCTATCTTCTAGATATAATCTAAAGAGAAGAATCAAATATTATGGCTATAAATTAAGACCACATAAAGGAACGGATTATGCGGCGCCGATAGGAACCCCTATAATGGCCACTGCAGATGGTACTGTAGTAGAGTCTACAAGAAGGGGTGGTAATGGTAAATATGTAAAGATCAGGCACAACGGTACCTATTCAACACAATACTTACATATGAAGGCACAAAATGTCAAAAAAGGACAATTTGTACGCCAAGGTGATGTCATAGGTTGGATTGGAATGACAGGAAATACTGGTGGTCCACATGTATGTTATCGTTTTTGGAAAAATGGTAGGCAAGTAGATCCGTTAAAAGAAGAGTTACCGCAAGCAGAACCGCTGCACGACTCGTTAAAAGAAGATTACTTTACATATATATCAACATATAAAGAACAGTTAGATTGTATAATATATCCTAAAGTTTTATTGGAAAACGAAGAGGACTTACTAACACTTAATCAAGAAAATGGCACTGAGTAA
- the pgi gene encoding glucose-6-phosphate isomerase: MALSKINPQQTDIWKKLTAHFEETKGTHLRTLFSSDANRAEKFTLQWNDFLFDYSKNRITDETMQLLLQLADEVNLKGAIDDYYTGGHINETEGRAVLHTALRAKKDDEVLVDGVNVMPEVYEVKEHIKEFTNAVISGELKGYTGKPFTDVVNIGIGGSDLGPAMVTEALKFYKNHLSVHFVSNVDGDHVHEILKNLDPETTLFVVVSKTFTTQETLSNATTIKKWFLKHGTQEDIAKHFAAVSTNSEKIAEFGIDAANVFPMWDWVGGRFSLWSAVGLTIALAVGYDNFNALLEGAHETDVHFKESDFSENIPVVMALLSVWYNNFYGAETEAIIPYAQHLSRFSAYLQQGIMESNGKSVDRAGNAVNYETGTIIWGEPGTNSQHAFFQLIHQGTKLIPTDFIGFKYSLHGDKDHHNKLMANYFAQTEALMNGKTKDEVVKELKEKDLTESEIDKLAPFKVFAGNKPTNTVLIDKLTPKSLGALIALYEHKIFVQGIIWNIFSYDQWGVELGKQLAGTILKDIENSEISDHDSSTLRLLQYFKK; encoded by the coding sequence ATGGCACTGAGTAAAATAAATCCGCAACAAACAGATATCTGGAAAAAATTAACTGCACACTTTGAGGAGACCAAAGGCACGCATTTAAGAACTTTATTTTCTTCCGATGCAAATAGGGCAGAGAAGTTTACACTTCAATGGAACGATTTTTTGTTCGATTATTCAAAGAATAGAATAACCGATGAAACTATGCAGTTGTTGCTGCAATTGGCAGATGAAGTAAATTTAAAAGGTGCTATAGATGATTATTATACTGGCGGTCATATCAATGAGACAGAAGGTAGGGCTGTGCTTCATACGGCATTGAGAGCAAAAAAAGATGATGAGGTGTTAGTGGATGGTGTTAATGTAATGCCAGAAGTTTATGAGGTTAAAGAGCATATTAAAGAATTTACCAATGCGGTAATAAGTGGTGAGTTAAAAGGTTATACCGGCAAACCTTTTACAGATGTGGTAAATATTGGTATTGGAGGCTCTGACCTTGGTCCTGCTATGGTAACGGAGGCGTTGAAGTTCTATAAGAATCATTTATCGGTTCATTTCGTAAGTAATGTAGATGGTGATCATGTTCATGAAATTTTAAAGAACTTAGATCCGGAAACTACCTTATTTGTAGTGGTTTCTAAAACATTTACGACACAGGAGACCTTGAGCAATGCTACCACCATTAAAAAATGGTTTTTAAAGCATGGTACTCAAGAAGATATTGCCAAGCATTTTGCGGCGGTTTCTACCAACAGCGAGAAAATTGCTGAGTTTGGTATAGATGCTGCCAATGTATTCCCTATGTGGGATTGGGTAGGTGGAAGATTTTCACTGTGGAGTGCTGTAGGTTTAACAATAGCATTGGCAGTTGGTTATGATAATTTTAATGCTTTGCTAGAAGGCGCCCATGAAACGGATGTTCATTTCAAGGAAAGTGATTTTTCAGAAAACATTCCCGTTGTCATGGCATTGTTGAGTGTATGGTATAATAATTTTTATGGAGCGGAAACAGAGGCAATAATTCCTTATGCACAACATTTAAGTAGATTCTCGGCATATTTACAACAGGGAATCATGGAAAGCAATGGTAAAAGTGTAGATAGGGCGGGTAATGCGGTTAATTATGAAACCGGAACAATTATTTGGGGAGAACCGGGTACAAATTCTCAGCATGCGTTCTTTCAATTGATTCACCAGGGCACAAAATTAATTCCAACAGATTTTATTGGGTTTAAGTATTCTTTACATGGAGATAAAGATCACCATAATAAGTTGATGGCAAATTATTTTGCCCAGACAGAAGCATTAATGAACGGTAAGACAAAGGATGAGGTGGTCAAGGAATTGAAAGAAAAAGACCTGACAGAATCTGAAATAGACAAGCTTGCTCCGTTCAAGGTTTTTGCCGGCAATAAACCTACCAATACTGTTTTAATAGATAAGCTAACGCCAAAATCTTTAGGAGCTTTAATAGCTTTGTATGAGCATAAAATATTTGTTCAAGGAATAATCTGGAACATTTTCAGCTATGATCAATGGGGTGTAGAACTAGGTAAACAGCTAGCTGGTACAATATTAAAGGATATTGAAAATTCTGAAATTTCTGATCACGACAGTTCTACATTGCGACTTTTACAATATTTTAAGAAATAA
- a CDS encoding lipoprotein signal peptidase — MNIKKSVLFILLILIIDQWSKIYIKTNFVLGESVEVFSWFKILFIENEGAAWGAKLSDVLPISDNIGKLVLTIFRLFAILGIGYWLFDVIKKKASNTLIWAVSLIFAGALGNILDSVFYGAIFNESYNEVATLFSDEPYGKLFYGKVVDMLYFPMVDSTWPTWMPMVGGQNFRFFEPVFNIADTAISTGVGILLVFNKRAFNKEEKVESSISEENSNRTQEEVNE; from the coding sequence ATGAACATTAAAAAATCCGTATTGTTTATTCTATTGATATTAATAATTGATCAATGGAGTAAAATTTATATCAAAACCAATTTTGTATTAGGAGAATCTGTAGAGGTCTTTAGTTGGTTTAAAATATTATTTATTGAAAATGAAGGTGCGGCATGGGGCGCAAAGCTAAGCGATGTTTTACCTATTTCAGATAATATAGGAAAATTGGTATTGACCATTTTTAGGCTATTTGCTATTTTGGGAATAGGATATTGGTTGTTCGATGTCATCAAGAAAAAAGCTTCTAATACATTGATATGGGCAGTTTCCTTAATATTTGCCGGCGCATTGGGCAATATTTTGGATTCAGTATTTTATGGAGCCATATTCAATGAAAGCTATAATGAAGTGGCTACCTTATTTTCGGACGAACCCTACGGTAAATTGTTTTACGGTAAGGTAGTAGACATGCTTTACTTTCCAATGGTAGATTCTACCTGGCCCACTTGGATGCCTATGGTTGGAGGGCAAAATTTTAGATTTTTTGAACCAGTGTTCAACATTGCCGATACGGCAATAAGTACCGGTGTAGGTATTCTTTTGGTTTTTAATAAGAGGGCTTTCAACAAAGAAGAAAAGGTAGAGTCGTCCATCTCGGAAGAAAATTCGAATAGGACTCAAGAAGAGGTAAATGAATAG
- a CDS encoding tryptophan 2,3-dioxygenase family protein, translating into MEDKEKIKSQISKLEEKYKDSGQDLSSYLDGLLHQRYLTYWDYIHLDTLLSLQVPRTHFPDEEIFIMYHQITELYFKLILHEQKQLVDDKSGNLDFFIEKVRRVNSYYKVLISSFSVMIKGMEREQFLQYRMALLPASGFQSAQFRMIELYATPLENLVHVSDREQSSPGVSIEDLYEHIYWKKGATDLATGEKTLTLKQFEYRYTPRLIRIAKQVENSTIYHKYLSLPKKQREDQALIDALKMLDMNANINWQLMHMGSAHRYLRKETGDIEATGGTNWKEYLPPSFQKIVFFPELYTEQELNNWGKQWVDHMLNPDKSRGE; encoded by the coding sequence ATGGAAGATAAAGAGAAGATTAAATCCCAAATCTCTAAATTAGAAGAAAAATACAAGGATTCAGGGCAAGATCTTAGCTCGTATTTAGATGGCTTGCTACATCAGCGTTATTTAACGTATTGGGACTATATTCATTTAGACACGTTGCTTAGCCTTCAAGTACCTAGAACTCATTTCCCCGATGAGGAAATTTTTATCATGTACCATCAGATTACCGAGTTGTATTTTAAATTGATCTTACATGAACAAAAACAACTAGTAGATGATAAAAGTGGAAATCTAGATTTTTTTATTGAAAAAGTTAGAAGAGTCAATAGTTATTACAAAGTATTGATATCATCGTTCAGTGTTATGATAAAAGGTATGGAGCGTGAGCAGTTCTTGCAATACCGTATGGCACTTTTACCGGCGAGCGGGTTTCAATCTGCTCAATTTAGAATGATAGAATTGTATGCCACTCCTTTGGAAAACCTGGTACATGTATCAGATAGGGAGCAATCATCCCCGGGTGTCTCTATAGAAGATCTTTATGAACATATCTATTGGAAAAAAGGGGCAACAGATTTGGCTACAGGTGAAAAGACCTTGACTTTAAAGCAGTTTGAATATCGTTACACGCCTAGATTGATCAGAATTGCAAAACAAGTTGAGAATTCAACAATATATCATAAATACTTAAGTTTACCCAAAAAACAAAGAGAGGATCAAGCATTGATAGATGCGTTGAAAATGCTTGATATGAATGCCAACATTAATTGGCAGTTAATGCACATGGGTTCTGCCCATAGGTACTTAAGAAAAGAAACGGGAGATATTGAGGCAACTGGAGGTACAAATTGGAAAGAATATTTACCGCCAAGTTTCCAAAAAATAGTTTTTTTCCCAGAGTTGTATACAGAGCAAGAACTAAATAATTGGGGCAAACAATGGGTAGACCATATGTTAAATCCAGATAAATCAAGAGGAGAGTAA
- a CDS encoding DUF4097 family beta strand repeat-containing protein encodes MKGFIISCLLLCSFAVNAQKKVYKNVLDDHVELIQVDATNCFIVEVETSNDNQITVQTEIEGEYSQDLEIEVFTNGNTLLIDTGFTPNFKNPNDKLSAHKVISIAIKIIMPIQKKLEVFGTNARVVVEGTYKEVNISLSDGACFLNNVLGSTKVKTQSGNISVVAKAANITTASKYGDVSRNPIPFGTSSFLLETITGNILLSKTE; translated from the coding sequence TTGAAAGGTTTTATAATTAGTTGTCTACTATTATGCTCTTTTGCAGTCAATGCACAAAAGAAAGTGTATAAAAATGTATTGGACGATCACGTAGAACTAATTCAGGTAGATGCTACCAATTGCTTTATTGTTGAAGTAGAAACAAGCAATGATAACCAAATTACCGTACAGACCGAAATAGAAGGCGAGTATAGCCAAGATTTAGAAATTGAAGTGTTTACCAATGGCAATACCCTTTTGATAGATACGGGTTTTACTCCCAATTTTAAAAATCCGAACGATAAATTAAGTGCCCATAAAGTAATATCGATAGCCATAAAAATTATAATGCCGATTCAGAAAAAATTGGAAGTTTTTGGAACAAATGCAAGGGTAGTTGTGGAGGGTACTTATAAAGAAGTTAATATTTCTTTATCAGATGGGGCATGCTTTTTAAATAATGTATTAGGGAGTACTAAAGTGAAAACTCAGAGTGGTAATATTAGTGTTGTTGCAAAAGCTGCGAATATTACAACGGCCAGTAAATATGGTGACGTTTCTAGGAACCCTATTCCTTTTGGTACATCCTCTTTTTTGCTGGAAACCATTACCGGTAATATACTTTTAAGTAAAACCGAATAA